A portion of the Quadrisphaera setariae genome contains these proteins:
- a CDS encoding sodium-translocating pyrophosphatase codes for MLGLTSSAVLAGVQTAAGAAAPASTAVTGRDQTIVIAIAVIAALGLVMAFVFRRQVLAAGEGTERMQEIAAGVQEGASAYLRRQFRTLAVFALPVVALLFVLPGDWEVRVGRAVLFLVGALFSAAVGYLGMSLAVRANVRVAAAARTPEGRAEGFRLAIRTGGTVGMATVGLGLLGASLVVLFFKSDAPTMLEGFGFGAALVAMFMRVGGGIFTKAADVGADLVGKVEQGIPEDDPRNAATIADNVGDNVGDCAGMAADLFESYAVTLVAALILGRAAFGDSGLVFPLLVPAVGAITAVLGIMLIRARGSESGLGAIQRGFYLSAVVSAVGSTAVAFAYLPSSFSGLTGLTQAAAQVDSDPRFLASAAVIVGILLAVVILWITGYYTGTESKPTQAVARTSLTGPATVVLSGIGLGLTSAVYTTLIIGGAVLLCFLLAAGSTTLALFLVALAGTGLLTTVGVIVAMDTFGPVSDNAQGIAEMSGDVDEEAARTLTDLDAVGNTTKAITKGIAIATAVLAATALFGSLTDTFLTAAQSAFASVQEVPSQFVLQSLGLQLNQGGFVIAIGQVTVPSVLVGLLAGSAVVFLFSGLAIDAVTRAAGAIVFEVRRQFREKPGIMDGTEKPEYGRVVDICTRDSLRELATPGLLAVLAPVVVGFGLGVASLAGFLAGAIGTGALMAVFLSNAGGAWDNAKKLVEDGRYGGKGSEAHAATVIGDTVGDPFKDTAGPAINPLLKVMNLVAILIVPAVVALTVGESASTPIRLGIAAVALLVLVVAVYLSARRTSALDADEDDDDLDDDLDDDGDGSAQDSPSDVDRPARAVEGAPAAVGLTKPAAGAAGGAAPQREPESEPSR; via the coding sequence ATGCTCGGGCTGACGAGCTCTGCCGTGCTGGCCGGGGTGCAGACCGCGGCCGGTGCGGCCGCACCTGCCAGCACGGCCGTGACCGGCCGTGACCAGACCATCGTCATCGCGATCGCGGTCATCGCCGCCCTCGGGCTGGTGATGGCGTTCGTGTTCCGCCGGCAGGTGCTCGCCGCGGGTGAGGGCACCGAGCGGATGCAGGAGATCGCCGCCGGCGTGCAGGAGGGGGCCAGCGCCTACCTGCGCCGCCAGTTCCGCACCCTGGCGGTCTTCGCGCTGCCGGTGGTGGCGCTGCTGTTCGTGCTCCCCGGTGACTGGGAGGTCCGCGTCGGCCGGGCCGTGCTCTTCCTCGTGGGAGCCCTGTTCTCCGCGGCGGTCGGCTACCTCGGCATGTCGCTGGCGGTGCGGGCGAACGTCCGCGTCGCCGCCGCGGCCCGCACCCCCGAGGGCCGCGCCGAGGGCTTCCGCCTGGCCATCCGCACCGGTGGCACCGTCGGCATGGCCACGGTGGGCCTGGGGCTGCTCGGCGCGTCCCTCGTCGTGCTGTTCTTCAAGTCCGACGCCCCGACGATGCTCGAGGGCTTCGGCTTCGGGGCCGCGCTCGTGGCGATGTTCATGCGCGTGGGCGGCGGCATCTTCACCAAGGCCGCTGACGTCGGCGCGGACCTGGTCGGCAAGGTCGAGCAGGGCATCCCCGAGGACGACCCCCGCAACGCCGCCACCATCGCCGACAACGTGGGCGACAACGTGGGCGACTGCGCCGGCATGGCCGCCGACCTCTTCGAGTCCTACGCGGTGACCCTGGTGGCCGCGCTCATCCTCGGGCGCGCCGCCTTCGGCGACTCCGGACTGGTCTTCCCGCTCCTCGTGCCCGCCGTGGGCGCCATCACCGCGGTCCTCGGCATCATGCTCATCCGCGCCCGCGGCTCCGAGAGCGGCCTGGGCGCCATCCAGCGCGGCTTCTACCTGTCGGCGGTCGTGTCCGCCGTCGGTTCCACGGCGGTGGCCTTCGCCTACCTGCCCTCCAGCTTCAGCGGCCTGACCGGTCTCACCCAGGCGGCCGCCCAGGTCGACAGCGACCCGCGCTTCCTGGCCTCGGCCGCGGTGATCGTGGGCATCCTGCTCGCCGTCGTCATCCTGTGGATCACCGGCTACTACACGGGCACCGAGTCGAAGCCGACCCAGGCCGTGGCCCGCACCTCGCTGACCGGTCCCGCGACGGTGGTGCTCTCCGGCATCGGCCTCGGCCTGACCTCGGCGGTCTACACCACGCTGATCATCGGCGGCGCCGTGCTGCTGTGCTTCCTGCTGGCGGCCGGCAGCACCACCCTGGCGCTGTTCCTCGTGGCCCTGGCCGGCACCGGCCTGCTCACCACGGTGGGCGTCATCGTGGCCATGGACACCTTCGGCCCGGTCAGCGACAACGCCCAGGGCATCGCGGAGATGTCGGGCGACGTCGACGAGGAGGCCGCGCGCACCCTCACCGACCTCGACGCCGTCGGCAACACCACCAAGGCGATCACCAAGGGCATCGCCATCGCGACGGCAGTTCTCGCCGCGACCGCGCTGTTCGGCTCTCTGACCGACACCTTCCTCACCGCCGCGCAGTCGGCCTTCGCCAGCGTGCAGGAGGTGCCCAGCCAGTTCGTGCTGCAGTCCCTGGGCCTGCAGCTGAACCAGGGCGGCTTCGTCATCGCCATCGGCCAGGTCACGGTGCCCTCCGTGCTGGTGGGCTTGCTCGCCGGGTCCGCCGTCGTCTTCCTCTTCTCCGGCCTGGCGATCGACGCGGTGACCCGCGCCGCGGGGGCCATCGTCTTCGAGGTGCGCCGCCAGTTCCGGGAGAAGCCCGGGATCATGGACGGCACCGAGAAGCCCGAGTACGGCCGCGTGGTGGACATCTGCACCCGCGACTCGCTGCGCGAGCTGGCCACCCCGGGCCTGCTGGCGGTGCTCGCGCCCGTGGTGGTCGGCTTCGGCCTGGGCGTGGCGTCGCTGGCCGGCTTCCTGGCCGGGGCGATCGGCACCGGCGCGCTCATGGCGGTGTTCCTGTCCAACGCCGGCGGCGCGTGGGACAACGCCAAGAAGCTCGTCGAGGACGGCCGCTACGGCGGCAAGGGCTCCGAGGCCCATGCCGCCACCGTCATCGGCGACACCGTCGGCGACCCCTTCAAGGACACCGCCGGCCCGGCCATCAACCCGCTGCTCAAGGTGATGAACCTCGTCGCGATCCTCATCGTGCCGGCCGTCGTCGCCCTGACCGTGGGGGAGAGCGCCAGCACCCCGATCCGCCTGGGCATCGCGGCCGTGGCGCTGCTCGTGCTCGTCGTGGCCGTCTACCTCTCGGCGCGGCGCACCAGCGCCCTGGACGCCGACGAGGACGACGACGACCTCGACGACGACCTCGACGACGACGGCGACGGCTCGGCCCAGGACTCCCCGTCCGACGTCGACCGTCCCGCCCGCGCCGTCGAGGGCGCCCCGGCGGCCGTGGGCCTCACGAAGCCCGCGGCGGGAGCGGCCGGTGGGGCCGCCCCCCAGCGCGAGCCGGAGAGCGAGCCCAGCCGCTGA
- a CDS encoding DUF7059 domain-containing protein, which yields MTPAAQQTAHQTVQRRAHLRPPRPPQLAGVSAAALRSDLERSGWTVEGVEQLLGPVAEAALRRDSHVPALRAARAAGDGDPVGVLTRLFLLAQPVPRAALAAALPATGSDGAVAAGLVEAAGAAPDDAVRALVDLRPHAAVDALGEVAWWVASDLGEHALGDGQPLPPEHVLGIGGASASLARLAVRTPAQRVLDVGTGSGVQALHATRHARSVVATDTSARALGFAAFNAAVAGVELDLRRGSLLEPVAGERFDQVVSNPPFVVTPRAAGVPGWEYRDGGLVGDEVVRQLVTGLGGVLAPGGSAQLLGNWEHRAGEGWRDRVQGWLDESGLDGWVVQREVMDPAHYAETWIRDGGQRPGPEADALLEAWLDDFAARGVEAVGLGFVVLHAPPAESSARTRWTRVEEVTGPLERPLGEHVAAVLAARDRLAVTDDDALLAARLRVADDVTEERHARPGEGGPRAVLLRAGGGLGRVASVGTALAGLVGACDGELEVGQVVGALAVLLEVDAGALRAELLPQVRGLVEDGLLEWT from the coding sequence ATGACCCCGGCGGCCCAGCAGACGGCCCACCAGACGGTCCAGCGCAGGGCGCACCTCCGGCCGCCGAGGCCCCCGCAGCTCGCGGGGGTCTCGGCGGCCGCGCTGCGCTCGGACCTGGAGCGCTCCGGGTGGACGGTGGAGGGCGTCGAGCAGCTCCTCGGCCCGGTGGCGGAGGCGGCGCTGCGCCGCGACTCCCACGTGCCGGCGCTGCGCGCCGCCCGGGCCGCGGGCGACGGCGACCCGGTGGGCGTGCTCACGAGGCTGTTCCTCCTGGCGCAGCCGGTGCCCCGCGCCGCCCTCGCCGCCGCCCTGCCGGCCACCGGCAGCGACGGCGCGGTGGCCGCCGGCCTCGTCGAGGCGGCCGGCGCCGCCCCCGACGACGCGGTGCGCGCCCTCGTGGACCTGCGCCCGCACGCCGCCGTCGACGCGCTCGGGGAGGTGGCCTGGTGGGTGGCCTCGGACCTGGGCGAGCACGCCCTGGGCGACGGGCAGCCGCTGCCGCCCGAGCACGTGCTGGGGATCGGCGGGGCGTCGGCGTCGCTGGCGCGCCTGGCCGTGCGCACGCCCGCGCAGCGGGTGCTCGACGTCGGCACCGGCAGCGGCGTGCAGGCGCTCCACGCCACCCGCCACGCCCGCTCGGTGGTGGCCACCGACACCTCCGCGCGCGCCCTGGGCTTCGCCGCCTTCAACGCCGCTGTCGCCGGGGTGGAGCTGGACCTGCGCCGCGGCAGCCTGCTGGAGCCCGTGGCCGGCGAGCGCTTCGACCAGGTGGTCTCCAACCCGCCGTTCGTCGTCACCCCGCGCGCCGCGGGCGTGCCGGGCTGGGAGTACCGCGACGGCGGCCTCGTGGGCGACGAGGTGGTCCGCCAGCTGGTCACCGGCCTCGGTGGGGTGCTCGCCCCCGGCGGCAGCGCGCAGCTGCTCGGCAACTGGGAGCACCGCGCCGGTGAGGGCTGGCGGGACCGCGTGCAGGGCTGGCTGGACGAGTCCGGCCTCGACGGCTGGGTGGTGCAGCGCGAGGTCATGGACCCGGCGCACTACGCCGAGACGTGGATCCGCGACGGCGGCCAGCGTCCCGGCCCTGAGGCCGACGCGCTGCTGGAGGCCTGGCTCGACGACTTCGCCGCCCGCGGCGTGGAGGCCGTCGGCCTGGGGTTCGTCGTCCTGCACGCGCCGCCCGCCGAGTCCTCGGCGCGCACGCGCTGGACCCGCGTGGAGGAGGTCACCGGTCCGCTGGAGCGCCCGCTCGGCGAGCACGTGGCCGCGGTGCTGGCGGCCCGTGACCGGCTGGCCGTCACCGACGACGACGCGCTGCTCGCCGCCCGCCTGCGGGTGGCCGACGACGTCACCGAGGAGCGGCACGCGCGCCCCGGCGAGGGCGGTCCGCGCGCGGTGCTGCTGCGCGCGGGCGGCGGGCTGGGCCGCGTCGCCTCCGTCGGGACGGCGCTCGCCGGCCTGGTGGGCGCCTGCGACGGCGAGCTGGAGGTCGGCCAGGTGGTCGGCGCGCTGGCGGTGCTGCTGGAGGTGGACGCCGGCGCGCTGCGCGCCGAGCTGCTGCCGCAGGTGCGCGGGCTCGTCGAGGACGGCCTGCTGGAGTGGACGTGA
- a CDS encoding phosphatase PAP2 family protein, translated as MSAPTSTGARSAAVVVAGVLVAAASAVGVWVLHRVFVLTAHGQAVDEAALVGARTRLWRLEDGANVVLDSVSAVAVLAALAVVAVVALAQRRVRLAVAAVVLVGGALATTQLAKHVLLSRPDLDVTYALDNSLPSGHTTFAGAVSAAALLVAPVRLRPLVAVLGAAYTSAIGVGTLAAGWHRPSDAVAAMLVVLAWGALLAPLAGGRPTAGVGSAGRAAAVVVLVAGAVVGLGAAAAALAVTWAAVPPEPTGRLGQLVAGAGGALGVGGAACSALLVLLLLQRSADRSADRAADRAADRGPGRAVSETAGQVAGAGPETTPDGWPRPAGGGPARRAPGAGPAQREVR; from the coding sequence GTGAGCGCCCCCACCAGCACCGGCGCGCGCAGTGCGGCGGTCGTGGTCGCCGGGGTGCTGGTCGCCGCCGCGTCCGCGGTGGGCGTGTGGGTGCTGCACCGCGTGTTCGTGCTGACCGCGCACGGGCAGGCCGTCGACGAGGCCGCGCTGGTCGGCGCGCGCACCCGGCTGTGGCGCCTGGAGGACGGCGCGAACGTCGTCCTCGACAGCGTCTCCGCGGTGGCGGTGCTCGCGGCGCTGGCCGTGGTGGCGGTGGTCGCCCTGGCGCAGCGCCGCGTGCGCCTGGCGGTGGCCGCGGTGGTGCTCGTCGGCGGTGCGCTGGCCACCACCCAGCTGGCCAAGCACGTCCTGCTGTCCCGGCCCGACCTCGACGTCACCTACGCCCTCGACAACTCCCTGCCGAGCGGCCACACGACCTTCGCCGGCGCCGTGTCCGCGGCGGCGCTGCTCGTGGCGCCGGTCCGGCTGCGGCCGCTGGTGGCCGTGCTCGGGGCGGCCTACACGTCCGCCATCGGGGTCGGCACCCTCGCGGCGGGCTGGCACCGCCCCAGCGACGCGGTGGCCGCCATGCTCGTGGTGCTGGCCTGGGGGGCCCTGCTCGCGCCGCTGGCGGGGGGCCGCCCGACGGCGGGGGTGGGGTCGGCCGGACGCGCCGCCGCCGTCGTCGTCCTCGTGGCCGGTGCGGTGGTGGGGCTCGGCGCAGCGGCCGCCGCGCTGGCCGTCACGTGGGCGGCGGTGCCCCCGGAGCCGACCGGTCGGCTGGGCCAGCTGGTGGCCGGAGCGGGCGGTGCGCTGGGGGTGGGCGGTGCCGCCTGCTCGGCCCTGCTGGTGCTCCTCCTGCTGCAGCGCTCCGCCGATCGATCGGCTGACCGAGCGGCTGACCGAGCGGCCGACCGAGGGCCTGGCCGGGCGGTCTCCGAGACGGCCGGCCAGGTGGCCGGTGCCGGGCCGGAGACGACGCCGGACGGGTGGCCCCGCCCCGCCGGCGGGGGACCGGCGCGCCGCGCGCCGGGGGCGGGGCCGGCGCAGCGGGAGGTACGGTGA